CTCCGGCACCTGCTCGCAGCGAGCCAAACCGGGACATACCCGGACTTATCCGGTCGCGTCGCGTAGTTCGACGCATGCAGTGGAAGACAGACTGGGGGTTGCAGACGCGCATGGGACTGACGATGTTCCTGCTGTTCGCGGTCTACGTCGCGTTCGCCGCCGGTCTCACCTACGCCCTCGACGCCTCCATCTGGGTCGTCGCCCTCGCGCTCGGCGCGTTCACGCTCGCGCAGTACTTCTTCAGCGACCGCCTCGCGCTCTACGGCATGGGCGCGAAGGAGGTGAGTCGCGAGGAGTACCCCGAGCTGTACGCGTCCGTGCAGCGACTCAGCCAGCAGGCGGACCTCCCGATGCCGACCGTCGCGGTCGCCGACACCAGCACGCCGAACGCGTTCGCGACCGGCCGGAACCGGAAGAACGCGACCGTCTGCGTCACCACCGGCCTCATGCGGACGCTCGACCGCGACGAACTCGACGGCGTCGTCGCGCACGAGCTCGCGCACATCAAGAACCGCGACGTCCTCGTCATCACCGTCGCCTCCTTCCTCTCCAGCCTCGCGTTCCTCATCGTCCGCTGGGGCGCGTTCTTCGGCGGCGGCCGCCGCGGCGGCCGGAACGGCGGCGGTGGCGTCGTCGTCGCCATCCTCGTGTCGCTGGTCGTCTGGATCGTGAGCTTCCTCCTCATCCGACTGCTGTCGCGGTACCGCGAGTACGCCGCCGACCGCGGCGGCGCGGCCATCACCGGCCAGCCGAGCGCGCTCGCGTCCGCGCTCCTGAAGATCAGCGGCGAGATGGAGAAGGTCCCGACGCAGGACGCCCGCGAGCAGGCGGAGATGAACGCGTTCTTCATCATCCCCGTCAAGAAGGGGTTCGTCGGAAGCCTGTTCCGTACCCATCCCTCGACGGAGAAGCGCGTCGAGCGCCTCCGCGACCTCGAACGCCAGCTCGAATCGCGCTGACACCGTCAGTTCGCGGTCGGCGTCTCGCGTGGCTCAGCCAGCGATCCGCGTGCGGAGTCGACCGACGGCGAACGCGAGCACGTCCACGACCGCGGCGACGCCGACCGCACCGATGACCGCGAGCATCGCCATCTCGACCGTCCCGACCCAGAACGGGAGGTAGAGGAACGCGTACCCGCCGAGCCGGTCCAGCAGGCCGCCGTCGCCGGATTCGTTCTCGTCGGAGTCGCCCTCGCCGGACTCGCCGTCGCCGTCGTCCGCATCGCCGGGCGTGGAGCCCTCCCCTCCGCTGCCGGTCGCCGCGTCGGTCGGCGTCTCGGTGGCCGTCGGCGACCCGGTCGGTTCGCCAGTGGCCGTCGGCTCGCCGGTTCCCGACGGTGCGGCCGTCCCAGTCGGCGACCCGGTCGGTTCGTCCGTCGCGCCCTGCGCGGGCATCCCGTCGGGTTCCTCCGGGAGCGACACCCGGTCGGCCTCGTAGGGGATGCCGCGCTTCCCGTTCCACGCCACCTGGTACGACCACACCACCTCGCCGTCAGGCGTCACCTCGACGACCTCGTACCGGAGCGAGTTCGTGACGAGCGTGTTCCCGTTCGGGAGCCGGTCCGCGTCGCGCGGCCACAGCAGGTCGTCGTCGTACGTCCACACGACCTCGTTCGCCGAGGCGTCGACCTCGACGATGCGGTCCGCCTCCGAGTCCGCGACCACCACGTGGTCGTCCGCGACCCACATCGGGTTGTGCTGGTCGTCCAGGATCGGGTCGCGGCCCGCGACGTCCTTCCCGCTGTTCCGGGGCTCCCCGATGACCCGCTCGATGTCCTTCGTCGACCGGTTCACCTCGAGGAGGACGTCGAAGTTCCGGATGGAGAGCCCGAACGTCCCGTTCTCGAGCCTATCGATGTCGTTCATGTGCGTCCAGTCGCTCTCCGGCCGCGGCTCATCCGGGCCGCCGTACGTCTCCCAGAACTCGCTGCCGGGCCCGATGTGCTCGCGCGCCGACCACTCCCAGACGACGTCCCCGCTCTCGTTCACGACGAACGCGCGGTCGTTCCCCATGTCCGCGATCGCCGTCTCGCCGGTCGCCAGCCGATCCGCGTCGTGGACCTCGTGGTGGTTGATGAACGCGTCGTACCAGCGGTACGACCACACCACGTCCTTCGAGTCGTACTCCAGTTCGACGACGTTGTTCTTCACGCACCGATCGGGCTTGTGCTCGAGCGTCCGCTCCGGGCACTCGCTCGCCGGCAGGTGCGTCGCGTACGACACGAGCACGTTCCCGTTCTCCAGGAACTCCGCGTCGAACACGCGCGAGTCCTCGGGCGCGAACGACCACACGACGTCCCCGTCCCGTACGAGGACCGCCCGACCGTTGTTCTCGCCGAACCCGCCGTAGCTCTGGACGGTCACGAGCACGCCCGACCGGTTCCGCGTCGCCACGCTCGACTCCCCGCCGTCGGATTCGCCGTCGCCGGGATCGGTCGCGGTCGCCTCCACGTCCCCGGGCGGCGTCGCCGTCCACCGACCGTCGTCGCTCGTCGTCGACGCCGTCCCGCCAGCCGTCGCCGCCTGGAACGACAGCGCGAGCGCGAGCACGAACACCACCGCGCCGTACGCGACCACACGCGTCCGACGGCTCCGCAGCGCCGAGAGGGCCGAAGCAACGTTCACACCACCTACCAGTCGGCACGCCACTAAGTGCTTTGCAGTTCGAGACGATGCGGTCGGCCCGCGAAGGACGAGCAGGGAGTCCGAGACGGCGTCGCCGGAACCCATTGCCGGCGTCAGTCCGCGGCGACGTCGTCGGTCGCACGAGCGCGCACGAACTGCGTGAAGTTCTCGAACAGCGTCTTCGCCTCGCAGGCCGCCGCGTACTCCTCGTCCGTGATGCCCGACAGCACCGCGTCCTTTCGCTCGTCCGGTAGCTCGTCCTTCCCCTCCGTCACCGAGCGCGCAGTCGACGGATCGTACTCCGGGTGGAACTGGACGCCGAACGCGTCGCCCGTCCGGAACGCGTGGACGCCGTAGTCGTTCCGCGCCGTCTCCGTCGCCCCCGGTGGCAGTTCGACGACCGCGTCCGAGTGCGTCGTGAACACCGTGAACGCGTCGTCGACGCCCGACAGGAGCGGGTCGTCGACGCCGTCGACGCGTCGGACCTCCCGGTACCCGATCTCGTACTCGCCCATGTCCGCGACCGTCCCGCCGAGCGCGTCCGCGAGCAACTGGTGCCCCCAGCAGACGCCCAGCGCCGGCAGCCCGTGCTCGTCGACGGCCTCGCGAACCCACTCGCGGGTCGCGTCGATCCACGCCTCGTCCTCGTACACGGACGACCGCGAGCCCGTCACGACGAACGCGTCGTACTCGAAGCCCTCGGGGAGCTCGCACGCGTTCGCGTCGAACTCGACGAGGTCCGCGTCGAGCTCGCGCCGGAAGTTCCGGCGCGTGTCGGAGTCATCGTGCGCAGCGTTGACGAGAGCGATGCGTGGACGTCTCATTCACTCGAACCGAGTGGTGGAACGGAAAAAACGCTTGCGTCGCGTCGAGACGTTGCCGGTGTCGCGGACGCCGGATGCCACTCAGTCGGTAGCGGACGGCACCAGAACCGGGGTCCTGGGGGACGCCGGATGCCACTCAGTCGGTAGCGGACGGCACCAGAACCGGGGTCCTGGGGGACGCCGGACGCCACTCAGTCGGTATCATCGAGAAAGCCGAGGACGGCGTCGTTGACTGGGCGGGAGCGCTCGGCGTGGACGAAGTGGCTGGCGTCCGGGAACGACTCGCGCTCGCTCCGCGGGAGGCCGTCGGCGAGTTCCGCGGCGGCACCGTCGTCGACGAGGGGGTCGGCGCCGCCGTCGACGACGAGCGCCTCGTTGTCGATCTCGTAGAGCGCGCCGGCGTCCCAGTCCTCGAGTGCGGCACGCTGGTGCTCCCAGTCGTCGCGGTCGGCGTCTTCCATCGTGCGCCACGCCGCGACGTCGTCGAGGGCGTCCGGGTGCGCGTCGCGGAACTCGTCGCTGAACGCGCACGCGAGCGATTCGCGGCACGCCGTCTCGTCGTCGGGGTCCGCGAACAGCGGCGCCGGATCGTACGCGTCGCCGCGCGCGGCGCCCGAGAGGAGGACGACCTTCCGCGCTCGTCCCTTCCGGCGCGCGTACTCGAGCGCCACCATCGCACCGAGCCCGCACCCGACGACGTGCGTCGCGCTCGCGCCGTGGTCCTTCATGATCGCGTCGAGGTCGTTCGCGAACGTCCGCATCGACAGGTCACCCCGCGGCCGCGAGGACTCGCCTGTTCCGCGCGGGTTCCACACCACGGCCTCGTACGGGCCCGCGAGCGCCGCGTGCTGCCAGCCCCACAGCCACGCTCCCGTCCCGACGTCGGGGACGAACGCGACCGTCTCGCCGTGCCCCGTCGCCTCGTAGTACAGTTCGGTTCCGTCGCGCTCGACCGTGGGCATGCGGGCACCTCGGCCGCGAGCGGACTTGAACCCCGGCGTCTCGCTCCGCCGACTACGCGCTCGCCGACTACGCTCCGCCGATTACGCGCTCGCCGACTACGCTCCGCCGATTACGCGCTCGCCGACTACGCTCCGCCGATTACGCGCTCGCCGACGCGGTCCGACGCTCCCGGACGGCGAGGACGCACCCCGCGAGACAGAGCACGGTCCCGTACAGCGGCGGCGTCGCGAACGTGAACACCGGCGCGACCGCGTCGACCGCGACCCCGGTGGCAGCGTCGGGGAGCGGCAGTCGACGGATCGCTCGCTCGACGGTCGGCAGCGTGTACGCGGCGTTCGCGACGAGCACGCCCGCCGCGAAGACGCGCTGCGGACGCCCCTCGAGCACGTACAGCAGCGCGAGCAGCGGGAGGAACGCGAGCGGGAAGTAGACGAAGTACGACGGCAACGCCACCAGCAGCGCCGCGACGGTGACGTACGCGCCGACCAGGCGCTCCACGGGCGTCGAGACGGACCGATAGCAGTACGCCACGACGGGGACGACCGCGACGACCGCGCCGAGCGAAACGGCCCACGACGGCGCACCCGTGAACGTCACCGACAGCGGGCGGCGGAGCGTGAAGATCGCCACGCTGGGCGACATCCCGCCCGCGAGGTCGACCTGCCCCAGTCGTCCGAGGAGCGCAACGTCGACGTACCGGCGGTGGACGTCGACGCCGAACAGCGCGACGCTCGCGAGGAGCGCCCCCACACCGGCCGCGACCGCCGACCCGACGGCCTTCCACGACCTGTTCCGGAGGAACCAGAGCCCGACGGCGGCCGGGAACACCTTCACGAGCGCCGCCGCTGCCGCGGTGACGCCCGCCCGTGCGCTCTCCGAACGGTCGACCCAGACGACCGCTGCGCCGAGCGCCAGCGCCAGCGTCGGATTCACGTTCCCGTAGTAGAGCGACGGCATCACGTGGACCGAGAGCGTCGCGTAACCGACGACCAGGGCGCGGTCGAGTCGTTCGAGCGACGCGCCGTGACGCTCGGCAACCCGGAGCGCGAGCGTGCCGAGGGCGACGCCGCTCGCGACCTGCACGAGCGTGTGCAGGAGGAACCCGGGCCACGGCGACGGGAGGAGGGCGTACGGCACGAACGCCAGCGCGACCACCGGCGGGTAGAGGTAGCCGTAGGCGGGGTGACCGGGCGGTCGCGCCCCGTAGAGGTCGCCGCCCGACAGGACCGCCTCCGCCGCGTAGTAGTACACCTCGAAGTTCACGGCGAACAGCCCGGGTTTCCGGCGACTCATCGCGACCAGCGTGTACAGACCGAGCAGGATCCCGACCGCGAGCGCGACCCTGGGAAGGCGGCGCGACGACTCCGTCATCGTTCTGGGGGTCCGGACGAGAGCGAATGGGTCTTGCGGTCACCGCAGAGGAACCGACCGAACATACCGCAGCCAGCACCGGCGGGCAGCGACCGTTCCGGCCGATGGCAAGCTCCGGCGGGCAGCGACCGTTCCGCGCCCTTTTTGCACGCGCCCGGTCACCGATAGGGGTATGCGAGCGATCAAGGACAGCGTCCACGACTACATCGAGGTCGAGGGCGTCGCCGCGGACCTGCTGGACACGGAGGCGTTCCAGCGGTTGCGGCACGTCAAGCAGCTCTCGACCGTCCGCCTCGTCTACCCGAGTGCGAACCACACGCGGTTCGAGCACTCTCTGGGCGTCTACCACCTCGCGCGCAGGGCGTGCCGGCACCTCGACATCGACGGGTCGCGCGCCGAAGCGGTCCAGGCCGCCGCGCTCCTTCACGACGTCGGTCACGGCCCGTACGGGCACCAGACCGAGGGCGTCATCGAACGACGCCTCGGCCGGCATCACGACGACGTCCACGGCCTCATCGACACCGGCGAGGTCGGGCGCGTCCTCGAACGCCACGGCCTCGACACCGACGCCGTCGCCGACCGCATCGCGGGCGACGGCCAACTCGGGCAGCTCGTCTCAGGAGAACTCGACGTCGACCGCATGGACTACCTCGTCCGTGACGCCCACCACTCCGGCGTCCCCTACGGCACCATCGACCAGGGCCGACTCCTCCGGGCCTTGCGGTACGTCGACGGCGACCTCGTGCTCGCCGAGGGGAACGTCCAGAGCGCCGAATCGCTCCTCGTCGCTCGCGCACTCATGAACGCGACCGTCTACCGGCATCACGTCTCCCGCATCGCCGGCACGATGCTCGAACGCGCCTGCGAGCGGTTGCTCGACGAGACCGACCTGCACGCCGAGGACTTCGCGCGCATGACCGACGACGAACTCCTCGCCGCGCTCCGGGACTGTCCCGCGACCGCCGACGCCGCCGCACGCCTCGGGACTCGCGACCTCTACAAGCGCGCGTGCTGGCTCGAACTCGACGACGTCCCCGAGCGCGTCGTCGACGCCGACCACGCCGCGATCCGGGAGCTCGAACGCGACGTCGCCGCCGCCGCGGACCTCGACCCCGCACTCGTCCACGTCGACGTCCCCGGCCGACCGAGCATGCCCGAATCGTCCACGCGGGTCGTCGTCGACGGCGACGTCCGCCGCCTCCACGAGGAATCCCCGCTCGTCCAGGGCCTCCAGGCGTCCCAGGACGTCCAGTGGCGCGCCGGCGTCTACGCGCCCGAAGCACACACCGACGCCGTCGGCGACGCCGCCGAGAGCACCCTCGGTCTCTCCACCTGACGCCAGTGCGCGAGCGCCGCGGGCTTCCAATCGCGCATCGGGAGCGGTCACGGCCATTCAATCAGCCGATAGGTTTTTGCAAGCGGATTCCGATGACTGTCATAGGGCGAGAGCCCTGCGCGTAATCGGATCAGTCGTTGCCTCCTGACCGACACTCGGCACGCACCGAGTGACCGACTGGGATACGCCACTATCATTCCTCAACGCGCCCCCGTTCCGGGGGCGCGACCTTCCCACGCCGACAGCGACCGCACCCGGGCCGTCGCGCGGAAGCGATGCTCGACCGGAGACCCACCCCCGCAAGGCGACCCAGTCACCTGCTAGATACTCACACCCATCACCTGCAGGGGAAACGCAGTCTTCGGCGGTCTCTGTAGCGTCCCTCGTGCTTCTGACCCTCGCCACTGCGCCCATCGCGACGTCCAGCGTCCTCGACCCCGCCGACAGGACGCCACCTCCTTGCGTCCTCGACCTCGCCGACAGGACGCCACCCCCATGCGTCCTCGAACCCGTCCGCTCGGCGGAGACCCAGTTGGCCGGCGAGGAGGCGGCCGCCGACGCCCGGTACTGGCCGCCGGTGACCGACCGATGAGCGACGTCGCCTTCTTCTTCGAAGGCTGGGAGCCAATCGTGCGGATCGTGGTCGTCGGCGTCCCGATGTACGTCGCGCTCACCGTCTTCCTGCGCCTCTCGGGGAGTCGAGCGCTCGCGAACCTGCACGTGTTCGACTTCATCGTCACCGTCGCCATCGGGTCGGCGTTCGGACGAGCGCTCACCGCGACCGACGTCACCCTCGCCGAAGCAGTGGCGGCGTTCCTCCTCCTGATCTCGCTCCAGTACGTCGTCACCGTGATTCAAGCGCGATCGCCCAGGTTCGGGCGCGTCATCACGAACCAGCCGGCGCTCCTGTACTACCAGGAATGTTTCCTGCAGCGACAGATGCGAGCCAACCACGTGACGAGGGACGAACTGCTGACGGCCGTCCGGGAACACCAGATGGGGTCGATCGACGACGTCGACGCGATCGTCCTCGAATCGACCGGCGAGGTCTCGGTCGTCCGCTCGCTCGGCGACGAGTCGGCACTGGAAGGGCTGGTCCAGAACGCCTCGGGTGCGTCCCGAGGAGACGGGGGGTGAGACGGTCGTCCTCATCGGCGCCGTCCTCAGGTTCCGCCCCTAAGCGACCCGCTATTCCTCGCGCACGATCGCCGTAAACGACCGAGGAATCAGCTCTCAGGCGTTCTTGACTGCTCGCAGGACGTCCGCGGCCTCCTCTAGCGCGTCGTCGAGCGCGTCGACGTCCGGGCCGCCACCTTGCGCGAAGTCCGGGGGGCCGCCGCCGCCACCACCGACCTTGCCCGCGAGCTCGCCGACGACCTCGCCGGCGTTCACGCCAGCGTCCTCGGGCACCGCGACCACGAACTGCGCGCTCCCGCCAGCGCCGGACCCGAACACCGCGATCGTCCCCTCCTCGACGAGCGCGTTCGCCGTCGCGCGAAGCTCGTCCGTGTCCGCGTCCAGCCGCTGGATCACGGCGGGCGTTCCGCCGACGTCGACCTCCTCGGCGTCGCCGGCGCCGCTCGCGCGAACCTCGGCCAGCTCCTCCTTGAGGTCCTCGATCTCCTTCCCGCGAGCCTTCCACTCCTCGAAGAACCGCTCGGCGGTCTCCGGGACCTCCTCCGGCGTCACGTCCAGCACGTCCGCCGCCCCGTACAGCGCGTCTTCGGCCTCCTGCGTGTACGAGATCGCGGCCTCACCGGCGGCGAACGTCAGCCGCTCGACGCCGTCCTGCACGCGCTCGGCGTTCCGGATCTTGATCGTCCCGATGTCGCCCGTGCGAGCGACGTGCGTCCCACCGCACGCCTGGACGTCGTCCGCGACGTGGATGAGGCGGATGTTCTCGCCGGGCGGAATCCCGCCCTGATAGAGGTCGAACCCGTGCTCGGCCTCCGCGTCGTGCCGGTCCGGCCACTCCTGGGTCACCGGCGTGTTCTCCATCACGATCTCGTTCGCGACGTGCTCGATGCGCTTGACGTCCTCGCGGTCGATGCGGTCGTAGTGATGGACGTCGATCCGCGACGACTCCACGCCCTTCTGCGCGCCCGCCTGCCGGATGTGTTCGCCGAGCACCCGTCGCGCCGCGTGAATCACGACGTGCGTCGCCGTGTGATGCCGCATCAACTGCCGGCGCCGACGCGTGTCCACTTGCCCGCGGACGATGTCGCCCTTCTCCGGGCGCTCGTCCGTGCGATGCAGGATGACGCCGTCCCGGATCTGGACGTCCTCGACCTCGACCGTGTACGACCCGTCGTCGTCCGACAGCGTCCCGGTGTCCGCCGGCTGTCCACCACCTTCGGGGTAGAACATCGTCTGGTCGAGCACCACGTCGAACCCCGACTCGCGCTCGAACACGTCCAGCACCACGGCCTCGAACGACGTCCGCTGCTGGTCGTCGTAGTACAGTCGTTCCGTCTCCGGCAGGTCGTCGATGCGGTCGTCGCCGTCGCTCCCCGCGTCCTCGAACGCCTCCTCGGAGTCGTGTCGCTCGGCGACGAGCGAGTAGAAGTCGTCCGGGACGTTCACGTCCGCACCCGACTCGGCCGCGATCTCCTCGACCATGTCCGGCTGGATGCCGTGCGAGTCGTACAGCTCGATGAGCTCGCTCGTCGGAATCGACTCGGACTGCCGCGCGTAGTCCTCGGCGAGCTGCTCGACCCTCCGACCGCCGCGCTCGAGCGTCTGCCGGTACTTCTCGACCTCGGTGCGGACGATGTCTCGTATCGTGTCGCGGTTCTCGTACCCGAGGCGCTCGGCCTGCA
The Halorubellus sp. JP-L1 DNA segment above includes these coding regions:
- a CDS encoding type 1 glutamine amidotransferase, whose amino-acid sequence is MRRPRIALVNAAHDDSDTRRNFRRELDADLVEFDANACELPEGFEYDAFVVTGSRSSVYEDEAWIDATREWVREAVDEHGLPALGVCWGHQLLADALGGTVADMGEYEIGYREVRRVDGVDDPLLSGVDDAFTVFTTHSDAVVELPPGATETARNDYGVHAFRTGDAFGVQFHPEYDPSTARSVTEGKDELPDERKDAVLSGITDEEYAAACEAKTLFENFTQFVRARATDDVAAD
- the alaS gene encoding alanine--tRNA ligase; this translates as MSELEEEYRLDYFEENGFVRKECTDCGANFWTRDHDRETCGEPPCEDYAFIDDPGFDEAYSLEEMREAFLSFFEANDHERIEPYPVAANRWRDDVLLTQASIYDFQPLVTSGQTPPPANPLTISQPCIRMQDIDNVGKTGRHTMAFEMMAHHAFNAREDLDDPGQYAYEGEVYWKDECVEYCDEFFESMGANLDEIVYIEDPWVGGGNAGPAIEVIYKGAELATLVFMCMEQDPDGEYELKDGNTYSYMDTYIVDTGYGLERWTWMSQGTPTVYEAVYPDTIAFLKENAGIELSESEAELVHRAAKLAGHMDIDEAEDMESARDTIAEKLDVEVAELEALMEPLEDIYAIADHCRTMAYMFGDGIVPSNVSTGYLARMVLRRTKRLVDGVGVDAPLDELVDMQAERLGYENRDTIRDIVRTEVEKYRQTLERGGRRVEQLAEDYARQSESIPTSELIELYDSHGIQPDMVEEIAAESGADVNVPDDFYSLVAERHDSEEAFEDAGSDGDDRIDDLPETERLYYDDQQRTSFEAVVLDVFERESGFDVVLDQTMFYPEGGGQPADTGTLSDDDGSYTVEVEDVQIRDGVILHRTDERPEKGDIVRGQVDTRRRRQLMRHHTATHVVIHAARRVLGEHIRQAGAQKGVESSRIDVHHYDRIDREDVKRIEHVANEIVMENTPVTQEWPDRHDAEAEHGFDLYQGGIPPGENIRLIHVADDVQACGGTHVARTGDIGTIKIRNAERVQDGVERLTFAAGEAAISYTQEAEDALYGAADVLDVTPEEVPETAERFFEEWKARGKEIEDLKEELAEVRASGAGDAEEVDVGGTPAVIQRLDADTDELRATANALVEEGTIAVFGSGAGGSAQFVVAVPEDAGVNAGEVVGELAGKVGGGGGGPPDFAQGGGPDVDALDDALEEAADVLRAVKNA
- a CDS encoding aryl-sulfate sulfotransferase, with amino-acid sequence MNVASALSALRSRRTRVVAYGAVVFVLALALSFQAATAGGTASTTSDDGRWTATPPGDVEATATDPGDGESDGGESSVATRNRSGVLVTVQSYGGFGENNGRAVLVRDGDVVWSFAPEDSRVFDAEFLENGNVLVSYATHLPASECPERTLEHKPDRCVKNNVVELEYDSKDVVWSYRWYDAFINHHEVHDADRLATGETAIADMGNDRAFVVNESGDVVWEWSAREHIGPGSEFWETYGGPDEPRPESDWTHMNDIDRLENGTFGLSIRNFDVLLEVNRSTKDIERVIGEPRNSGKDVAGRDPILDDQHNPMWVADDHVVVADSEADRIVEVDASANEVVWTYDDDLLWPRDADRLPNGNTLVTNSLRYEVVEVTPDGEVVWSYQVAWNGKRGIPYEADRVSLPEEPDGMPAQGATDEPTGSPTGTAAPSGTGEPTATGEPTGSPTATETPTDAATGSGGEGSTPGDADDGDGESGEGDSDENESGDGGLLDRLGGYAFLYLPFWVGTVEMAMLAVIGAVGVAAVVDVLAFAVGRLRTRIAG
- the htpX gene encoding zinc metalloprotease HtpX; the encoded protein is MQWKTDWGLQTRMGLTMFLLFAVYVAFAAGLTYALDASIWVVALALGAFTLAQYFFSDRLALYGMGAKEVSREEYPELYASVQRLSQQADLPMPTVAVADTSTPNAFATGRNRKNATVCVTTGLMRTLDRDELDGVVAHELAHIKNRDVLVITVASFLSSLAFLIVRWGAFFGGGRRGGRNGGGGVVVAILVSLVVWIVSFLLIRLLSRYREYAADRGGAAITGQPSALASALLKISGEMEKVPTQDAREQAEMNAFFIIPVKKGFVGSLFRTHPSTEKRVERLRDLERQLESR
- a CDS encoding DUF421 domain-containing protein; translation: MSDVAFFFEGWEPIVRIVVVGVPMYVALTVFLRLSGSRALANLHVFDFIVTVAIGSAFGRALTATDVTLAEAVAAFLLLISLQYVVTVIQARSPRFGRVITNQPALLYYQECFLQRQMRANHVTRDELLTAVREHQMGSIDDVDAIVLESTGEVSVVRSLGDESALEGLVQNASGASRGDGG
- a CDS encoding HD domain-containing protein, encoding MRAIKDSVHDYIEVEGVAADLLDTEAFQRLRHVKQLSTVRLVYPSANHTRFEHSLGVYHLARRACRHLDIDGSRAEAVQAAALLHDVGHGPYGHQTEGVIERRLGRHHDDVHGLIDTGEVGRVLERHGLDTDAVADRIAGDGQLGQLVSGELDVDRMDYLVRDAHHSGVPYGTIDQGRLLRALRYVDGDLVLAEGNVQSAESLLVARALMNATVYRHHVSRIAGTMLERACERLLDETDLHAEDFARMTDDELLAALRDCPATADAAARLGTRDLYKRACWLELDDVPERVVDADHAAIRELERDVAAAADLDPALVHVDVPGRPSMPESSTRVVVDGDVRRLHEESPLVQGLQASQDVQWRAGVYAPEAHTDAVGDAAESTLGLST
- a CDS encoding glycosyltransferase family 87 protein; its protein translation is MTESSRRLPRVALAVGILLGLYTLVAMSRRKPGLFAVNFEVYYYAAEAVLSGGDLYGARPPGHPAYGYLYPPVVALAFVPYALLPSPWPGFLLHTLVQVASGVALGTLALRVAERHGASLERLDRALVVGYATLSVHVMPSLYYGNVNPTLALALGAAVVWVDRSESARAGVTAAAAALVKVFPAAVGLWFLRNRSWKAVGSAVAAGVGALLASVALFGVDVHRRYVDVALLGRLGQVDLAGGMSPSVAIFTLRRPLSVTFTGAPSWAVSLGAVVAVVPVVAYCYRSVSTPVERLVGAYVTVAALLVALPSYFVYFPLAFLPLLALLYVLEGRPQRVFAAGVLVANAAYTLPTVERAIRRLPLPDAATGVAVDAVAPVFTFATPPLYGTVLCLAGCVLAVRERRTASASA
- a CDS encoding alpha/beta fold hydrolase codes for the protein MPTVERDGTELYYEATGHGETVAFVPDVGTGAWLWGWQHAALAGPYEAVVWNPRGTGESSRPRGDLSMRTFANDLDAIMKDHGASATHVVGCGLGAMVALEYARRKGRARKVVLLSGAARGDAYDPAPLFADPDDETACRESLACAFSDEFRDAHPDALDDVAAWRTMEDADRDDWEHQRAALEDWDAGALYEIDNEALVVDGGADPLVDDGAAAELADGLPRSERESFPDASHFVHAERSRPVNDAVLGFLDDTD